GCAACAAGCGCTGGTACTCCCAATGGCACAACCACAACTACAAGTAAAGGTATATCTGAAGATGgatttattttattgaataaaatcTATGCTGAATCAGGAAGACATGAAACTGTATGGTGTATATTACGAGCTTATCATTATaccaattcattatcattaagTGATAAGTTTTTGTATCCTCGATTAGATGTTAATCCTCATTCTAGTGTTGAATTAAGTCCCACGGGgtataaattttttgttgatttatttattaaatttgataaagataatgatggtggattaaatgaagatgaattaaACACTTTATTTCGATCAACCCCAGGGATACCTAAATTATGGGTTGAATCGAATTTCCCATCATCTATTGTTTGTAATGAAGAAGGTTATGTTACATTACAAGGATGGTTAGCACAATGGAATCTAACTACTTTTTTAAGTTATAAAACCACATTAGAATATTTGGCTTATTTAGGATTTGATGAAGGGAATTCCACTAAAGCTCTTAAAGTGACCAAACCAAGGAAAATTAGACAGAAAAATGGCAAAACTTATCGAAATGCCGTAAATGATAGAAATgtatttaattgttttatagTGGGGGCCCCCAAAGCTGGGAAAAGTTCATTATTAGAACTGTTTTTACATGGTTCATATAGTGATATTTATTCCCCAACTATTCAACCCAGATTAGTGGTTAAAGATATAGAATTACGGGGTGGGAAACAAtgttatttgattttagaAGAATTAGGGGAATTAGAACCTGCaatattggaaaataaATCACGTTTGGATCAATGTGATGTAATTTGTTATGCTTATGATTCTTCTGATCCAGAAAGTTTCCAATATCTTGTTGAATTACGAGAAAAACACGGACATTTATTGGATGAAGTACCAGCGGTATTTGTTGCATTAAAAGCTGATTTGgataaacaacaacaacgttGTGATGTTCAACCAGAAAATTATACAcgtgatttatttttaaattcacCGTTACATGTTTCATTAGCATGGAATTCTTCCCTTCATGAAATGtttattcaattggttGATGCTGCTAAAACTCCATCTAGTGCTACCCCGGGGATTGAATTAGAAGTGTCAGTGGATCAAGATGATATTAAACATATAATAATGACAGGAGCAGCAATAGCTGTAGTGGGTTTAGTATCAATTTGGGTATTAAATAGTCTTCGACGGTaaataaatgaaagaatgaatgaatgCGGCGTCCACAAATTACTGTTTTTGGATTTGTATAAGagccaaagaaaaaaatatttgtcGCACCatctcatcatcatcttgcTTGTTAGAAAGTTAGAGAGATGGgaactgaaaaaaaaaaattcaaaagtAGAAATTTATCTCTTTCTTTACCATACATATATACAtctataataataacttaGTCCTAATGTCAtcagaaaaagaatataaacCAGTGACAGTTGATAAACCAATACCAAACACTTATGATCTTGGTAATTTAGCAACATTTGATCCTAATCCATtagataatgaaaaattattatccaAAGATGAATCAATAAAAGAAGATCATCTTCAATCAGTAACTAGAGATAATgttcaattattgataaatcaaatattatcattaccaGTGAAAATCACTACTGAAACTCATGGATCTTCCACGGGACAAAACTCCACTATGactttaattcaattaccagaaccaacaacaatattacCTAGAGAAAAACCTATTCCAAAGGCTAAACCACTCACTAAATGGCAACAATTTGCTGCTAGAAAGGGAATTAAACCAAAGGCTAAAGATGGGAAAATGGTTTATGATGAAGATACTGGTGAATGGGTACCTAAATGGGGGTATAAAGGTAAGAATAAACTGATTGATGATCAATGGTtagttgaagttgatgataaagtgaaaaatactgaagatgaattgattgatccAAGAACTTTGAAACGTGctgaaagaaagaaattgattaaaaagaatgaattACAACATAAACGAAATTTAAGAAACCAAGGTGCTGTTTAAGGGAGAAAAAAGTAGGTAGTAGAAGAATGGGTTTTAATTTGACTTAATGTGTTCTTTTGAAAAGATATATAACTAATATATAAATGGTTGCCATAGTATATTCTGAAAGGAAAGAATGTGAATTCTTGAAGCTCTTGTTAGGCTGGTTGTGCCCCAGGCGCGGTAGGATATACAAGAGATGTTGTAGGTCGGCCCCTTTGTAGACGCATAAAATAATATGCGATGTAAAAGCTAGGCCAGCCTACGACGCAACGGGCATGGCAGGAAACACCAATTTAAGGCCCTTAAAGCCAAGAAGGGGGAGCAGACagacaaaaaataaatttgattccCCAACACCACCCAGCAGCACCAGCAGtagaaggaaaaaaaggaaaaataggaaaaaaaaaatacaaaaccaaaataaaaataaaatccaAAAACTTAAGAGccaaaacaatttgatcaattggtaataatacaatcaatattttgggattcttgttgtttaatAGTGTTAAAAATACAGTATTATGTCTACCATTAAGTTTGATTATAAACAATACCTTCCTACAATTGACGTATgatacaatttttttttataattgttTTGATAAGCATAAAATTTCCTAACGATATACTAACCATTGAAATAGGCCATTTTAAGTGTTGCCAATTTGGAAGAAATAACTGtgaaaagaataagaaatgcattacaagaattatttgaagtGGATCTAACCCCAAATAAGGTATGTTTGATATGAATTTTCCTTTTAACTTTAAGAGTACCAATATTAACATTCTTTTTCCCCTTTTGAAGGGGTTGGGCTATTTAGaaacaaatcaatgaagTGATATTACAACGATACCATGATTTAGTTGAAAGACgagaaaatgatgaaaaacGCAAACAAGAAATCGATAGGAAAGAAATGGAGAGACAAGATGCTCTTTTGGCAGCTAAGTTACTGAGAGAAGAAATGGGTAGGTTTGGGAAACGAACTATTCGTAAGGCAACACAAACAGcatcaaaaataaaatcatcGAAATCAAAATCCAATACAAAACGTCTGGCCCCTAATAATGCTTTTAATAGAGAAATGGCATTATCTCCAGAATTAACCAATGTGATTGGTGTTGATAAATGTTCAAGGCCACAGGTGGTAAAACTTTTATGGGCATATATTAAAGATcacaatttacaaaatcCCCAAGATAAACGACAAATTGAAtgtgatgaaaaattgcaaaaattatttaaaaaaagtatGTTACATTACAATGTtattcatatatatatcacAAGATCTATTGTGGACAAAAATTTTACTAAccaaaaatgatttttctAGAGAGTGTTGGTGCATTCCATATGAATAAGATTTTAAGTGATCATATCTTTAAACCAGAAGATTGGGAAACAAGTTTTTCTTCCACTGGAATTGGAAGTAGTATGACTGAAGAAGATCCTGATCCCGATACTACACAAGACTTTGCAAATAATGTCAAAGAGGAAAGTGTTTCAGAAGAAGAGTAAGAAACTTGGGGTAAGATGGGATAGGAGGATTGAGTTATAAGTTTGTATTTGTAATGTATTATTTAGAGTAAAAAAGTAATATAAAGAGTTACCAAAAAGTATCAATTTTGTCGGGGATAGTTTATTCTCTCTACAATATGCGCATAGTATAAATATTCAGCTTCAATAGTATCCTGTAAATCTTCAAAGTTGGATTGACGGGGGATTTAAAGTAAacatttacaaaataaagaaaatatacaataagaaatcaaattagaGAAAGAATTAGAGAGAGAGAATATGTTGGAGCCGGCGGTGActgtggtggtgatggGTGGTGGTACCTACATTAAGTATAAACTAAAAATGGAAAAGTTGTGTGTAATTAagcccaaaaaaaaaaaaattctgagttaatttttgttttcttttttggatTGCCTGTTCATAATTTGTATTACTACTATACAAATTGTATTTGCTTGTTTGCGATTcttatattataatatttacAACCACTACTACAACCACTTTTATTtctgatttttttatttctgatttttgaaattacaaCATCAATATCGTCATACAATGAAATCGAGGAATTCACCTTCTGTGGATCTGCCGAGATCACGAAGAGTAGTGAGTATGGCGTCCACGTCGACTATACAGATTTCACACTTGGGTCCGGAACCGGCTAGTAAAGAGGAATTATACAAATATGTATTGAAAGTTATTCTTTTGGAATATAGTAATGAAGCTCGGTTTAGAACACCAATACTAGaatcaatcaaacaaacaacacGTCCTAGTAGCAATAGATCAAGTATGGTATTTGACCAAAAGATCCCACAGTATGCTttgaaaaacttgaaaactcaattacaattgatcatgacaaataaaaaacaagTTGACGAAAAATTTCGAAGATCATTATTAAGAATATACGGTGAATTATTAGATCCCAATCTGGAGAATGAGGTTCggaaaattgattttttgataCCTAAATTTGCTGCATTTgcaaatcaagaattaaaaaaagtgTCACAAATGAATGATGACGAGATAACTGACACTGTTTTTGAACAAACTAgacaatttgttgattttcttATAGAAATTGTGACGGCAAAGAAAGATTACGATCCAGCATTGATATCACAATTGAAAGCCAGAAAAGATTCTTTCCAAACATCAAATGCCAAACTACAACCTGAATCCAATCAAAATGTCAAGTATCCAACTAAATCCTATAGAATAAGTGACAtgaataaatcatttgttgatttacTTAAAAAGATTTTCGATGTTGACGATACGAAATTACAACAAGATGTattcaaatataaagaCATAGCATTAGCTAAACCATTACATCATGATGTCCAAGAATTAGCTAAAATACAGGTGAACCTAGATAATTTCTCATCTGACACTGCATTGCAACAATGGAAAGAAAGACAAGAACACATTAAGTCTCAAGTTATTAATAGATACAAAATCCCGTCTGACTTGACACTTTTACCTATACCGCCAATTCCTAGTGATGAAGATTATTATGTTCTTCCCAAGAATGGAGAACTGAGAATATATTTCCAGACTCTTGTGAAATGCATAATGAATTCTCGGAATCAAATGGAATTTTCTGACCCCAATGAACCATTTTTcgaaaaaaatgaattggaCTTGATTAATATTTGTGCAAGAGCTTGGCACATAGACTACCCCACTAGAGCAGTAGCCTTATACTCAGCAGCACAATCTGCAGATGCATTGGTTGATTTTCCCTTAGATACTGCACTGAAGAAATCAACTCCTGTAAACATTATAGCCagtgaaaaattgtttcatttaTGTAAACAGATGGTAGAAGATGGGAACTTGGATTGGGATGAAAAAACCATATGGTCAATTGAAGATCAAAATGAATGGGTGAATGACTTGTCTGAATCTTATAGTCAAGTATTTAATGCATTGAAAGAAAAccttcaattgatattcaATGAAACTGTGAAACCTAAATTCGGTCCTTATTTGCAATTCCTTGGTGATTACATTGAATCAGATGCATTATTCCCATTGATGGAAGAGACAAATTTACCTAAAAAATGGGAAAAAAGGCTTACAAAGTCATTAATGAAAGTTGCTGGAGGCAGATATGGAGAATACCTTGCTAGTTTACCTAGAAATGGTTCAGTCAATGTGATTCACATAATTAATGTTTGTGACAGTTTAATAGCCGATATCAAGAAGCTACAGAAACGTTACAAGAATCCATTATTAGGATTTTTAAATGTGGCGAGAACTGTTGCTTCAATCACTACGGGAATGTTTGCTAGTGATGCTGAAGCAACTCTTAACTACATTAAAACAATACTACAAAACAATGATGAAAGAATACCTTATGCCGATGCCTTGGAGGTTTATCAATTGCTTAACGAAATTAGAGATATTCATAATCAAGTAACGCCAGCTGGCTCGGtgtttaaatttgatttagaGAAATTCTTTTACCCTTATTTGGAAGCTTGGGTCAATGAAAGTGATGAGAAAGTACATGGTATTGTTAATGAGGCACTCAAAAAAGATAACTATGAACCCATTGATttagatgaagatgataaaAGAAGCAGTCATACTATATTGGATATATTTGCCATTATTAAGCAATATGTAATGACAATTAAAAAACAGAATTGGAATGATGAAAATCAGATCAACAATGTTTATACtgttttattgaaaagtaTTTCCAATGGAGCATTGTTCTATTCTGACCaagtttcaaaaaaaataatacaagAATTACAACCTCCGGCCCCAGAACcaacagaagaagaaattccTGAAtcgaaaaagaattggttgCATGAAGTTAAAAATGTGGtttcaaatattcaaaattttaaaagacCTGAACCTGAAGTGGTTTACAATTTCGAAGCAACTACTTGTGTGGCATTGAATAACTTATCAGCAATGATGAATCAATTAACAAAACTTGAAGATTGGATTGATGTGGAAACACTTTCTGcaacttcttcatcaccaaaacaatatttgaGTCATGTTTTCTCCATTAGAATTGTTCGCGGTGAAAATCTTCGTGCTTCGAAAGATGCCATGTGGGGGAAAATTAATCCTTATGTCGCCGCAGTTGATTTGAATGGTAAAAGGTTACTTACAAGGACAAGAACAATCGATCATAACCCTGATCCTGAATGggatgaagaatttgaaattaccaTCCCACCAGAACAGTCATCACTTGATATttcagttgttgtttgggATGATAGATTTGGTCAACATCAATTATGTGGTAAGGCATTCCTTGAATTAAACCCCAGAAGATTTAGTACCAGTGGTATCCCTGAAGAAATCACTTTAGACCTAGATTTCCAAGGGAAAGTTGTACTTGAAGTTGCCGTTGAAAGTGAAATTTTGGATGCCAAATTTGTCATGGGGAGAGCTTTTAGAGCTTTAATGAGAGCTCAAGAaagatcaattaaattgataGTTGAGAAATTTTCAGGTTTCATTCAGAGTTGCTTTTCACGCgccaatttgaaatcagtTTGTGCTAAAGGTCAACCATCAAGAgaagaatttgaacaatcaatacaaaatttatgtgattatttgaatatgaATTTAAGTATTCTCAAAGGGTTCTTGATGAATGAAATCTTTATGAAAACTATGGTGGCAACTTGGAAAAATGTTGTTAGTGCTGCTGATGAATTAATGTTAcctaaattatcaaaagcGAAAATCAATACTGAATCTGGTGGTACATCATGGCAATCTGTTTCATCAAAACTCGCCACAGtttcattatcttcaatTGGGATTTTAGGAATTGATGGaccattatcaattaatgaaattgaaactgtTTTAGGTTGGCTTAATTTCTTGTGTACATTTTTCCATCATGAAGGTAATGGACCACCTATGGAAGATTTAAAAACTgatcaatatcaatcatTACTTTTAGTTCCGGCTTTATATGATCAAACCGATgaatatttgattgaagaaGTAGAAAGATTATCTACTGCTTATGTACAAATGTTGaacaatagaaataatGCCGATTTGGCATTTCATACTGAAAATAATGggaattcaattaaaaatggGAAAAGCATGAATAGAACTGGAAGTCTTTTAAGAAATAATACCATCAATGCTAATGCTACTGCAAAAGCCAGAAAGCAAGCTGctaaagaaataaaagaagCAAAATCAGATCCGATTGCCAGTAAAACATCTAAAGAAGATATAATTTTAAGAATATTAATTGCAAGAGGTAAAAGAAATTATGTTTGTCAAAGATTAAATCAAAGAGCAAAATTGGCTTATAGTATGGCCACGGAAAGAATGGCTAGAGCAGCAGCAGAAAGAAGATTCAATTGAGTTAGTCtgtattttttgtattCCTTTTGTAAACAAAGAACTTTTATATTTCTTATAatgttttgaaataaaacaatacgttttacaaatttataacatttgaaaatataataaaaagcACGTAGATATATTTAAAATACATATAAAACAGTTacataaaatataaaaaaataaaaaatagggaaataaagaaaaggggggaaagaaaaatataaaataaacaCACAtgtaaataaatcaaactaattttttttaaaaaaaaaacaactaaGATGACTTGGTTTCAGATTGGGCTTTGTCATTCTCTCCAAGGACTTCTGTATTATTAGTTTCATCAGCTGTAGTGTCATCAACGTCATGTTGAATTGTACTATCATTTGTTTCCTCAACAATAGTATCTTCTTGTTTGTTTTCAGTAGTTGCTGATTTTGCGTCTGGTTCTGTGTTGTTgtcattattgttttcaatgACTTCAACATTCTCCGTGGCTCCCTTTGTAGGTTCATTAGCCTCCGATTCTTTCAGTTTATCAGATGAATTCAACACCTCCTCAAATTTCTTAAATTCAACACCTCctttatcaaataaaatagcAACTTTTTGTTCAGTTACTTCAAGGTTTTGATCTTCTGGAAGACTAGACTTCCAACCATTTTCTCCGTCTATAAGATCTTTAAGATGAGCCAATTTATCTTCTCTTTTAGAATTAGAGTCTTGCTTTTTATAAACAGCTTTGGaaacaaattcatcatGCGAACCACTttcaaaaaacaaactgTATGAGTTTTCACTGACAGATACTTTAAGACCAGATCCAGTACGTCCTTCTACTGACTCTTCATCCACTGACTCGATAAATGATCTTGCAAATGGCATATTCAATTTGGAAGCTGGTACGCCTTCTGTAGGATGTGACATCACATAACTGGTAACATAATAATTGTATTTCTCTTCAACATTTTCATGGTCATTAATGGTTAAATCATCTAGactgataaattgaatattgacACTACTATCGCTTTCTTTGAACGATATTTTAAACATATTCTCTTCAGGTGACATAAACGACCTTACCAGTATACGATACAAAATTTGTTCTTTGGCACTTGAAACAGGCTTCAATCTATCATTCTCAAATAATACCATTATTTCGGAGGTTTTAGCATCAGTAATCATCGAATGCATATGCTTTATCATAGCTTGTACAACTTTATCAATAGTATAAATCTTGTAGGCTCTGTTTCTGTAACCTTGACGTAAACTTTCTTCAAACCATTGATGTTCAATCTCTCCTTCAATTAACTTTTCTGATAATTCTAACACTTGTTTATAACAATCTTTGGTTCCGACAATCTCAACACCCATGTCTTCCAATTGGTGCAGGagcaaattcaaatcttttgCAAATTTAGGAAATTTACGATTTCTAATTTCCTTGCcaactttttcattcatGGATTTGATTTCGGCTAATCTGGTATACAAAGTTTGCAAGTGACGGAAGAAAACATAAATAGTTGTGTTACAAAACAAGTTGTATTTGTCCCGTCTCGTTTGTATGTTTTCATCGTTCAACAGAAATTTGGTATTGGCAGTTGTGATCCATAATTCACTCGATTTTTCAAGCTCTTCATTGGCTTCTTGAATAGCTAACTCAGCAGATTGCAAGCCTGGTGATCCTGAACGATCATCCTTTTTAGATTTGGATTGTTTCTTCAAGACATCTTTAAGTAAATCTGTGTCTCTTGATCTCTTTTTGGAAGAATCTGATCCATTTTCACTCATCTCAACGTCACCTTTTtcgttttcttcttcagacGACTTTTCAATTCTGCCTCTTGCCACCAATGCTGTTTCAATGGTTTCTGTCGGTATACTGAAAAACAAAGACatgaaaaattgtaaaaattGTAACAACTTTTCTCTGTCATGTACTGAGTAAGTGGAGgatttgttgatgaaaacTTCTGCCAATTTCAAGATATCAAATAAAACTTCATTATCCTTGAAATcataatttaattgttcTTGAGGTTTAGGAGTCAACGGGTGCaatcttttgttttgttgctCTACTTTGACAGTACTGATTTCACTTACCAATTGCTTGACagtcaacaatttcttgtcGGCCTGTTTAAATGTTAACCCAACATGATCCAATGACTTGTAGAACACTTTTTGCTCCATTTCTCTCCATACTTTATTCCATTCTCTTTGAGCACGTTTCCattcttcatctttttgCTTTAATCTTTTCAACACAATTGGAACAGCAATTGAAGGGTTCTCGTGTAAAGCATCAATGACTTCAAACCCACGGTCTTTATCATAGATTTTtctaatgatttttttgtaaattgtaCTGGAGTTATGACCCAAGCCGGGAGGTAATTTGAAAGTTGCCTTTTGTTCCGGCGTCATATTGGCAATTCTATTGGCAATAGtttccaaaatttgaatCGTACGCAAATTGGATTCCATGTAATAGTCGAATTCTAATCTTTCTTCTTCGATCTTGAATAATATTTCCTCATATTGATTCTTACGATGGGCAATGAATCCTGAATCTTCCGATGCCCACGTAGGATGGCCAACCCACTCATCATTCAAAACTTCCCAACACATCTCGTCTCTACCTGAACAAGGCATGTATGTTTCTGCTTTTGGCAATTGTCTGTATGAAGGACCATAGGCCTTACATAACGAAAGCTCAAGATGATGTTTTTTGAAAGTGatgttttcaatattttgagGTTTATCCTCGTACCCAACAAACATTTTAAACCAATTAAATAACTCAACATTTGTGTCTCCAATGAAACCTTGAACTCTTTCAACTAAAGTATCTTTGTCAATGATATCTTGAGTgaataaattcaacaatttcaaaaaatcgCCGtatgtttgtttgttaCCAATGGCCTTCTTaactttatcaaaaaaCCCAATTTCTTCTGAAAACGAAGTGCTTTTAACCGTACCTGATGGAGGTACTGGTTCTGGAACACCTGGCACTAATGTAGGGTTGGTTGTAACAGGTACAGGGACTTGTGCTTTATTTGATACCTTTTGCCCTCTTTGTGGTACTGCACCAGTCCTCATGTTAGAGTACTGACTTTCTTGGTTGTAATTATCTTGATAGGGTTCAGAAACAgactttttctttcccaCAACTTGTTCATTAGATGGAGCTCCATAAACAGATTCGGGACTGGCTGCACCTTGgaaattgttttgttgttgagcaGCTGTCTGCTGTAATTGTGcatattgttgatttgtgGCTTGTCCAGCAGGTTGGAAATTGCCAACAGGCGGCAACTGTGTTCCATTGTTAACATAATATCCATCCTGTGCTGGTGTCTGTTGGTAATTTAGATTGCTGGTGTC
This genomic stretch from Candida albicans SC5314 chromosome 1, complete sequence harbors:
- a CDS encoding ERMES complex Ca(2+)-binding regulatory GTPase (Ortholog(s) have GTPase activity, calcium ion binding activity and role in mitochondrion inheritance, mitochondrion-ER tethering, phospholipid homeostasis, regulation of mitochondrion organization) codes for the protein MSPDAIRVVVCGDDAVGKSSLITSLIKETIIEPQTNNVLPPITISRNDYIESSQEYLNDQDHHHHHQSSPSTMKNKRKHNNKRERERERESSINNVQPNEISEYIPNITTIIDTSSSDMTNLQKELKRADVIWLVYSDHYTYERISLHWMPLFRSMGVNLPIILCANKSDLFPKSKSNLKSTNSDEFVPLINEFKEIEAGVRCSAKNNYNVVEAFYLCQRAVTHPISPIFDAKEGNLKPGAIKPLKRIFWLSDTDQDGYLNFEELSELHKKCFGIEASKSDYEEIVNLIDQKILPSYNTTIETQTPPQQQHLATSAGTPNGTTTTTSKGISEDGFILLNKIYAESGRHETVWCILRAYHYTNSLSLSDKFLYPRLDVNPHSSVELSPTGYKFFVDLFIKFDKDNDGGLNEDELNTLFRSTPGIPKLWVESNFPSSIVCNEEGYVTLQGWLAQWNLTTFLSYKTTLEYLAYLGFDEGNSTKALKVTKPRKIRQKNGKTYRNAVNDRNVFNCFIVGAPKAGKSSLLESFLHGSYSDIYSPTIQPRLVVKDIELRGGKQCYLILEELGELEPAILENKSRLDQCDVICYAYDSSDPESFQYLVELREKHGHLLDEVPAVFVALKADLDKQQQRCDVQPENYTRDLFLNSPLHVSLAWNSSLHEMFIQLVDAAKTPSSATPGIELEVSVDQDDIKHIIMTGAAIAVVGLVSIWVLNSLRR
- the RRS1 gene encoding Rrs1p (Putative ribosome biogenesis and nuclear export protein; Hap43p-induced gene; mutation confers hypersensitivity to 5-fluorocytosine (5-FC), 5-fluorouracil (5-FU), and tubercidin (7-deazaadenosine)), with the protein product MSSEKEYKPVTVDKPIPNTYDLGNLATFDPNPLDNEKLLSKDESIKEDHLQSVTRDNVQLLINQILSLPVKITTETHGSSTGQNSTMTLIQLPEPTTILPREKPIPKAKPLTKWQQFAARKGIKPKAKDGKMVYDEDTGEWVPKWGYKGKNKSIDDQWLVEVDDKVKNTEDELIDPRTLKRAERKKLIKKNELQHKRNLRNQGAV
- a CDS encoding uncharacterized protein (Ortholog(s) have cytosol, nucleolus localization); the encoded protein is MSTIKFDYKQYLPTIDAILSVANLEEITVKRIRNALQELFEVDLTPNKKQINEVILQRYHDLVERRENDEKRKQEIDRKEMERQDALLAAKLSREEMGRFGKRTIRKATQTASKIKSSKSKSNTKRSAPNNAFNREMALSPELTNVIGVDKCSRPQVVKLLWAYIKDHNLQNPQDKRQIECDEKLQKLFKKKSVGAFHMNKILSDHIFKPEDWETSFSSTGIGSSMTEEDPDPDTTQDFANNVKEESVSEEE
- a CDS encoding uncharacterized protein (Ortholog(s) have cell division site, cell tip, cytosol localization), encoding MKSRNSPSVDSPRSRRVVSMASTSTIQISHLGPEPASKEELYKYVLKVILLEYSNEARFRTPILESIKQTTRPSSNRSSMVFDQKIPQYALKNLKTQLQLIMTNKKQVDEKFRRSLLRIYGELLDPNSENEVRKIDFLIPKFAAFANQELKKVSQMNDDEITDTVFEQTRQFVDFLIEIVTAKKDYDPALISQLKARKDSFQTSNAKLQPESNQNVKYPTKSYRISDMNKSFVDLLKKIFDVDDTKLQQDVFKYKDIALAKPLHHDVQELAKIQVNLDNFSSDTALQQWKERQEHIKSQVINRYKIPSDLTLLPIPPIPSDEDYYVLPKNGESRIYFQTLVKCIMNSRNQMEFSDPNEPFFEKNELDLINICARAWHIDYPTRAVALYSAAQSADALVDFPLDTASKKSTPVNIIASEKLFHLCKQMVEDGNLDWDEKTIWSIEDQNEWVNDLSESYSQVFNALKENLQLIFNETVKPKFGPYLQFLGDYIESDALFPLMEETNLPKKWEKRLTKSLMKVAGGRYGEYLASLPRNGSVNVIHIINVCDSLIADIKKLQKRYKNPLLGFLNVARTVASITTGMFASDAEATLNYIKTILQNNDERIPYADALEVYQLLNEIRDIHNQVTPAGSVFKFDLEKFFYPYLEAWVNESDEKVHGIVNEALKKDNYEPIDLDEDDKRSSHTILDIFAIIKQYVMTIKKQNWNDENQINNVYTVLLKSISNGALFYSDQVSKKIIQELQPPAPEPTEEEIPESKKNWLHEVKNVVSNIQNFKRPEPEVVYNFEATTCVALNNLSAMMNQLTKLEDWIDVETLSATSSSPKQYLSHVFSIRIVRGENLRASKDAMWGKINPYVAAVDLNGKRLLTRTRTIDHNPDPEWDEEFEITIPPEQSSLDISVVVWDDRFGQHQLCGKAFLELNPRRFSTSGIPEEITLDLDFQGKVVLEVAVESEILDAKFVMGRAFRALMRAQERSIKLIVEKFSGFIQSCFSRANLKSVCAKGQPSREEFEQSIQNLCDYLNMNLSILKGFLMNEIFMKTMVATWKNVVSAADELMLPKLSKAKINTESGGTSWQSVSSKLATVSLSSIGILGIDGPLSINEIETVLGWLNFLCTFFHHEGNGPPMEDLKTDQYQSLLLVPALYDQTDEYLIEEVERLSTAYVQMLNNRNNADLAFHTENNGNSIKNGKSMNRTGSLLRNNTINANATAKARKQAAKEIKEAKSDPIASKTSKEDIILRILIARGKRNYVCQRLNQRAKLAYSMATERMARAAAERRFN